In Halanaeroarchaeum sp. HSR-CO, one DNA window encodes the following:
- a CDS encoding sensor histidine kinase KdpD, producing the protein MHTVQLLIEDSGNREVISEFLDDTYDILTGDDVEQADAYLVEDSLYSGVRDDLHQVVVSERPVFRPVVLIRGAKAQSSSIQRDVLEEDERSLVVDSIDAPVRGPVVRRRLASLLERREQSRELQQKIEQVERQRDALSVLNQMVRHDIRNDMQLVLGYAQQLADSVDQDGADALETVIDSTEEAIELTTEARELTDLLLEADSNIGSIRINDVVEDELAAARNAHPDSIIDYRRPETDLTVTGDKMFSSVIRNLVSNAIRHNDAETPRVSVSLTHNGGSAFLSVADNGPGIPDEQTPDIFERGSMGDESRGTGIGLYLVSMIVDRYGGDVHVTDSESGGAEFVVELPIAE; encoded by the coding sequence ATGCACACTGTCCAGTTACTCATCGAAGATAGCGGTAATCGGGAGGTGATCTCGGAGTTTCTCGACGATACGTACGATATTCTGACCGGAGACGACGTCGAGCAGGCGGACGCGTATCTCGTCGAGGATTCCCTCTACTCCGGGGTTCGCGACGATCTGCACCAGGTCGTCGTGTCGGAGCGGCCCGTATTTCGTCCGGTCGTACTGATCCGGGGCGCGAAAGCGCAGTCGTCCTCGATTCAACGAGACGTCCTCGAGGAGGACGAGCGTTCGCTGGTCGTCGATAGTATCGACGCGCCGGTCCGGGGGCCAGTGGTTCGACGGCGACTTGCATCACTGCTCGAGCGCAGAGAACAGTCTCGGGAACTCCAGCAGAAGATTGAACAGGTCGAACGGCAACGGGATGCGCTCAGCGTGCTCAACCAGATGGTCCGCCACGATATCCGAAACGACATGCAACTCGTCCTTGGCTATGCCCAACAACTCGCAGACTCCGTCGACCAGGACGGTGCGGACGCTCTCGAGACCGTCATCGATTCGACCGAAGAGGCGATCGAATTGACCACCGAGGCACGGGAACTCACCGACCTGCTCTTGGAAGCGGACTCGAATATCGGATCGATCCGGATCAATGACGTGGTCGAAGACGAACTTGCGGCGGCGAGGAACGCCCACCCCGACAGTATCATCGACTACCGACGGCCAGAGACTGACCTGACAGTCACCGGTGACAAGATGTTCTCATCAGTGATCCGAAATCTGGTGTCGAACGCAATCCGGCACAACGATGCTGAAACCCCGAGGGTGTCCGTTTCTCTCACACACAACGGGGGTTCCGCGTTCCTCTCCGTTGCCGACAACGGGCCTGGCATCCCAGACGAGCAGACTCCGGACATCTTCGAACGGGGATCCATGGGTGACGAGAGTCGTGGAACGGGAATCGGCTTGTATCTGGTATCGATGATCGTCGATCGGTATGGGGGCGACGTCCACGTGACTGACAGCGAGTCCGGTGGCGCCGAATTCGTCGTCGAATTGCCGATTGCCGAGTAA